DNA sequence from the Schistocerca americana isolate TAMUIC-IGC-003095 chromosome 2, iqSchAmer2.1, whole genome shotgun sequence genome:
CTCCACCCCTAGGGCAAGTATAGTTCAAGTCCCATAATACATTATGGGCACTGAAATCATCCATTAGTAGAAAGGAGTGGGAGAGTTGTTCAGTAAAGCCcttgagagcctcagagtctaccaCATCCTGTGTAGGTGCGTACAGTGAGCAGATAGTGCTCTTCTGAGCCACATGCACTGCAGTGGCTACTGCTCATAGGTCAGTAACCAAGGAGAGAACAGTGGAGTGATGTGTGTTATTGACAACACAGCAACCCCTCGCTGGGCTCTGTGCCCTGTCAGGTCAACCTTTTGGAGCAGTATATAGCTCCGTAGCACAGGGGTGtcagtggctttaaaatgtgtttcttgtaaacacatgcACAGGGGGCACGCCTGGgtcaggagtttcagttcctccgtACGTGCCTTGTATATCATTTTGGCTTCATCATGTGGGATATGCTTTGTCATTTTTATCTCCTGGATCTTCTGTTTTTCAAGGAAGACATTGCAGTCCCTACTCTAGACAGGGTGATCCCCAAAGCAGTTAATACACTTTGGAGGAGACgaacaaccaactccttcatgagtggTCTTGCCATATTTTCCACAGGTGACTTCTCCCTTACAACAAAGCGCTGTGTGCCAAAAGTGCAGGAATTTAAAACAGTGCATTGGACTGGGGTGAAAGAAAtctgctttaacatgctctggaagttCTACGCTGTTGAAAGACAGTATAAATGAGTCTGATTTTATTAGATTGTCATCCACTGTTTTCATCATGTTTTTCACGTCAATGCTGTCTTGGGTCAACTCAGTTTTCAGTTCTTCTATGGAAATATCGTCAAGatccctgcaagtcacaacacctttgctgctgTTCAAGGCATTGTGCAGATCAGTTTCTATTGCATATTCCCTAAGGCATCTAGTTTCTTGAAGGTTGATTGCTTTCTGAGAATTAGAAGTTTCCCCTAACAGTGCCCCACTGTGCAAGTGCTTAATTGAGTTTaaagagccacagattccctctaaATCCTTCTGAATATATAAGGGAGAAACCTTCTCAAAACTATCCTCTTTCGTTTGGctattaaaaacacattctggtcAGCAGCATGTGTTCTGTTGCTGCACTTGTCAGCAGACTGAATAATACCTGAATTAAGAGGACTGGCTGCAAAATCCCTCTCATTTGATTGGGTGTTGGTACCTAACAGTGGCCCACCCATTCCGctaggaggaggaagagaaaattTTGAAGGGTCTATCCCACAAGCAGCTGGAAAAATAAAAGTCCTCCCAGACAGAGCCCCACATGCCTACAACTGATGTGCGGCAGGTTCTCCAAACATTGCCCACTagtgactgttccacctcaacagtcaTGCATCTCATTAGTGTGCAGTACACCTTGAGACTGAGGTGGTGTTTTTCTTATGTTTTTATCAAACTCGTGATCTGACAGTCAAGCCAGGAACATTCCATCGCCACTCTGCACAGAGGCCATTGAAGCATGCCCATGGCTTAAGTGACAGAGGACTTGAGACACTCACCTGTCCCCAGCTCAAGAACCCCGGGTCACCAAAGTTCGTAtccagcaaacaaatgctgagccccAGATGGCTTCTTTCTTTTcaattgtccatgattcactactataTGACACTACACTAGATATCAGTAATGGCTTCACCTTTTCAAACGTTCTCTTTCCAATAGGTATTCTCCACCTCCTCATTTCTTCTATACAGTTTCCACTCCACACCATTAGACTTCTGTGATACAGAAAAGATTTCACTTGTTCATTTTGGAGTATGTTACCTGGAGATTCATTCTTGCTTATTCTCATCAGCTTTGTCTTTCATATATTTATCTTCATTCCATACTCCTTGCCCCTTCTTGCAATACTCTTTCAACATCTTCTGTAACTGCTGATTCCATCAACACTGCTTGATCGTCTGCATGttgtatagtttttatcctttctcCTCCAATTAAAATGCCACTATGGTCTTACGTATCAGTTCTTCTCCAGAAGTGTAGAATAGCTTCTGTGACAGTGTGTATCCTTGCCTCACACCCCTTCCAATGCTCATCCCTTCTGTCTCCTCATTCCCTACTCTAGTTGTCACTTTCTGCTTTGTATTAATCACATCTATCTTTTCAGTTTATATCCACAGCTTTTAAAATTCTCAGCAGTATCCTTACAAATTATCAGTAAATATATAATTAACAAAACTTAAtcataaattgtaataaaaataacaTCTTTCTATTTTTAATCACTAATCacataaaatttaattaaatatttgataGACATGCCTTATTGTGAAATGAAAGAGTTGTTAACATAAATAATCCCATTCAATCTCTAGAAATAATAAAGTATttgattctttgaactttttgtgcaaaattttaatttattgtgaagaCTCACATCTCGTGCACTAATTTTCAAAAGCCATTTTTTCAAGTTTCTTGGAAAACTGTGTTGTGCTGCTTTAGGAAATGAATGCCTGGATACTAACATTCAACGCAGAAAGAAAGTAAGGGGGCAGAGCTGTGCGTAATGTCCCCCTCATGAATGTAGTTCATGTACAATTATAAGGGTTAGTCAGTTTACACTACAGCCATGTAGATCACACATTACTTCGCTGGCGCACTTGAGAGATAACTGCACTATTAGCTGTCCTACTGACTGGTCTGACACCTGTGACAAATGAGTACTAGGCTGCTGTCTTTTGAAGTGCACTTCTGGAGACTTTCAGCAAGATGTCAAGATGGAGATGGAGATGAATATATATCTGTGATGTGTTTGTGCTTGAGGCAATGGTTGAATTTTGTGATGTCACAGTGTCGAATTTTATGTTCAACACTCTCTGGTGGGAAACAATACAGCAAATCAGATTTTTGCTTCATCGAGAGGAATGTGGTCAATGGTACAGAAGATCATGTCCTACCTCACAGGCAGAACTTGGTTGATGCCATATTGGGTTTTGTCATTTTCAGTAAAAGCCAATATTTGTTGGGTTTTATATTATAACTTATGTCCTATGTGTATATGATGTGTCAAAGCACCAGGACACTCTCAAAAATGCAGCAttactggtgcaatttgttgtaatACAAGACAGGAAATGTCACATTGGTAGTTGAAGAATGTTAATGGCACATTGAAAATACCATATGTTATAATGAAATTTCAGTTGATAACGTAATGTCAATTAAAGCCTTCAGGAGATTGTAATATACAACATAGGCTGCTTGTTCCAGAAGTTCAACATAATGTAACAGACAGAGGTAAGAGTTAAGTACCCAATGTGTAGTTGGTTCATGTGCTACTACAGCCAAATACTTGTTATTCATTTTCACAAAGGTTCTAGGGCTTTCTTATGAATTTCATTGAAGTATGTCCTGTAATATTCAATGTTATGTGAACATAACAGTGCTCTCTCTCAGGAGAGCATTTGTCTGATTTTGGGAACATACCAGCAATCATGGTCAATGAACTGCAACACAGCTTTTTATGTCCCTGCTTGATTTGATCATAATTGAGTATTTATTCATTCATCAGAAAACTCTATATTTTGGGGGGTGCATGCATGTGCACGCGCCAAAGTATAGAAAATGTAACACTAATATATCAGAAAATAAATGATTTTGTGGTTTAAGTATCTGCACGAGAGCTTTCACTATTTGCAATGgcatattttgcactttcttgtctTATATTTCACATGTTCTAAAAATTCAGCTACTGAAAAGGACCACTGATATAGTGAAAATGACGTTATGGTTTTAATAAAAAGcgaaaatgatgaaagaatttttatcTTATTTGAATAATATTTATATCACACTATTTGCAATGGTGCAACAGTGCACATAAAGATCTGCTAGATAGGTAATTTTTATGCTTAAGTACTCCAATAATACGCTTCTGTGACTCCAGTGTAGGGGCACTTACCAGATTGACTGAATAtcataaaatacaaagaaaagtGTGTGTACAGCTGGAGAGTTACCTGAGTAGGGGCAACAGCTGCTCCCTGTCCTTCTCCCTGACCATGTCTACAGGCATCCTCCCTCCATAGTCCTTGATGCCCCGGTCCGCACTCGCTGCCAGCAGCACTGTCACCATCCCCACGTGGCCACCTAAAGCCGCCAAGTGTAGTGACGTCCTCCCATCCCCGTCGCAGATGTCGGGGTCAGCACCGGCAATCAGCAACATCTTCGCCACTGCCTCGTGGCCCCACTCTGCAGCCCTGTGCAATGGCGTTTGCCGCCACCAGCTGTCGACAGCCTCCATGTTGGCCCCGGCTCGCAGCAGATACCTGGCAGCCTCCTCATTTCCCCCTTGTGCCGCCCAGTGCAGGGCTGTGTTCCCCTTCCTGTCCCGCACCGTGATCTTTGCTCCGGCTGCCAACAGATCTTGCACGTACTTCACCCTCCCACGCTTCACAGCTAGGATCAGTTCTCCTGTTGCATTCCTTTGAGGCACCTCCCTGCACAAAGCAGTACAGTTTTTCCCATTaccgtggacacacacacacacacacacacacacacacacacacacacactgaagaaacATTTTCCTTCCAAGTGATTGACACCACAACTaagcagctaaaaaaaaaaaaaaaaaaatttgtagtttTCTCATACACAGTTCTGGACTTCAAACACCACACTAATTATACGACATACTAGGAATTGCATTTCAAGGAAATCAAGCAATTTAGGTAGAAACAATGTCATGTATGTTCTCTATATAAGGAATGATACtaagtaaattaataagagatggaacaTATCCTCATCTTATACGAAACAGGTCATGATGTTTGCACGAGCAACAAAgaaagcatgccagatttaaaagaatgaaaaatctACAAGACTGGCAATGTTTTATGGATGCTCAAAAATTAGTGCAGACTTCAATATGAGATGCTTGTAATGGTTTCCACAACTAACCTCCAATTTGTAATCTGGCAGAAAATCAAGAGACATACTGATCACATGTAAAGTGTACCAGAGCCGAGACAGAATCTACACCTGCACTGCTTGACAGCAATGCTAATGTTACCAACAATTGGATTACATACACAGAGTTACTGAGCAATGTttaccaaaattccttcaccaaagaacatGAAGGAAATATTCCAGCTTTGCATCAAGAACAACTGGTGAACTGAGTATGCCCTCAGCCATCAGTGTAGAAAAGTAACTTAAGTTGTTTAATAAAGCTATTTTTCCAGTCCAGATCATATTCTAGTTAGTTTCTTTTGGAGTGTGATGATGAAATAGCTTCACTATTAGCAATTGTATACAATAGCTTACTCAACAAAAGGTCTGTATGCAAAGAAGGGTAATTTGCACAGCTCAGACCGATACACAAGAAAGGATAtagaagtaacccattgaattatacACCCATATCACTAATATCTACTGGAAGTAGGATTTGAGAATGTATACTTTGTTCCAGCATTACAAAGTATCTTGAGGAAAGTGATGTACTGGCACTTAACCGGCacacattcagaaaatattgttctcagAAACACAACTGTCTCTTTAGTCACAaaagtggcttctaatcaaattctGTGTCTATGCAGTATCATCTCTGCAACTGGActcatgatttcttgtcagaaaagtCACTGTTTGTTGTAAATGACAGGAAGTCCTCTAGTAAAGCTGAAACAATACTTGGAGGTCCCCTAAGAAgcgaatgatttaggagacaacctcagCAGCCTTCCTAGACTGCTTGTATATGATGCCATTGTTAACTGTCTTGTTAAGTCACACAtaatcaaaacaaatggcaaaatatTTAGACAATAAACTTGCTTGATGTGAAAAGTGGCAGGTGACCGTGAATAATATCTATATCTACACACATTCCGGTACTTCAAAGTCACAAC
Encoded proteins:
- the LOC124594931 gene encoding fibronectin type 3 and ankyrin repeat domains protein 1-like, with amino-acid sequence MTLAWSTKSETENLLMELEKNTNRKREVPQRNATGELILAVKRGRVKYVQDLLAAGAKITVRDRKGNTALHWAAQGGNEEAARYLLRAGANMEAVDSWWRQTPLHRAAEWGHEAVAKMLLIAGADPDICDGDGRTSLHLAALGGHVGMVTVLLAASADRGIKDYGGRMPVDMVREKDREQLLPLLRCCGIGLNVPTSELLEKKIQW